The following proteins are encoded in a genomic region of Caldicoprobacter guelmensis:
- a CDS encoding branched-chain amino acid ABC transporter permease yields MEQLLQQIINGISLGSIYALIALGYTMVYGIIKLINFAHCDIYMIGAYVGYVCMAKLGLGFVPSLFASMLVCTLLGVVIEKIAYKPLRNATRIAALITAIGVSLFLEYTTMFFATPNVRTYPPMTGFMTRTFKFGGIVISSQQILIVLITVILMVLLQLIVKKTRIGKAMRAVSLDKDAAELMGINVDSTISFTFALGSALAGAAGILVGVYYNSINPLMGVLPGLKAFVAAVFGGIGIIPGAMLGGYVIGFIEVMVSGLGYSMYRDAVVFAILILILIVRPAGLLGKNTGEKV; encoded by the coding sequence GTGGAACAGCTGCTACAGCAAATCATCAATGGCATATCGTTGGGTAGCATTTACGCCCTTATAGCCCTGGGATACACGATGGTATATGGAATTATAAAGCTGATTAACTTTGCGCACTGCGATATATATATGATAGGTGCATATGTGGGGTATGTATGCATGGCCAAGCTGGGATTGGGCTTTGTACCTTCTTTGTTTGCTTCGATGCTAGTATGTACACTGTTGGGCGTTGTCATTGAAAAGATTGCTTACAAGCCTTTGCGAAACGCCACAAGAATCGCTGCGCTTATAACGGCCATAGGTGTCTCGCTGTTTTTGGAGTATACCACAATGTTTTTTGCCACCCCCAACGTGAGGACTTACCCTCCCATGACCGGATTTATGACAAGGACGTTCAAATTTGGAGGTATTGTAATCTCATCTCAACAAATTTTAATTGTACTTATAACGGTTATTTTGATGGTACTGTTGCAGCTTATCGTCAAGAAAACAAGGATTGGCAAAGCGATGCGTGCTGTTTCGTTGGATAAAGACGCTGCTGAGCTTATGGGGATTAATGTGGATTCCACCATTTCCTTTACATTTGCGTTAGGGTCGGCCCTTGCAGGGGCAGCGGGGATTTTGGTTGGCGTATACTATAACTCCATCAATCCATTGATGGGCGTTTTACCAGGCCTTAAGGCTTTTGTTGCTGCCGTCTTTGGAGGCATTGGAATCATCCCTGGAGCCATGCTGGGGGGATATGTGATAGGTTTTATAGAGGTTATGGTGTCGGGCTTAGGTTACTCCATGTACAGGGATGCTGTGGTATTTGCAATATTGATATTGATTCTCATTGTAAGGCCGGCAGGACTGCTTGGTAAAAATACTGGAGAGAAGGTGTAG
- a CDS encoding branched-chain amino acid ABC transporter permease: protein MKRLLNVRPVKGLILLIFTYIIIQLLISVNLINDYLQATLTTICINIILAVSLNLVTGVTGQFSLGHAGFMSIGAYTCALLLLKSPTVPTFLLGTLLGALLASLVGFLVGLPTLRLRGDYLAIATLGMAEIIKIIFINLDEVTNGPRGLSGIPRFVNWTWLFIFTVGIVLLIRNFLRSSHGRACIAIREDEIAAETMGINTTWYKVLAFVIGAFCAGIAGALYASYFYFIKPDLFGFLRSVDILVMVVLGGLGSISGSILAAILLAIISTLLQSFAEVRMILYALSLIVIMIFRPQGLMGTREASLSVFTRLGRLFAVEKGEK from the coding sequence ATGAAGAGGTTGCTAAATGTTAGACCTGTAAAAGGATTAATTTTGCTTATTTTCACCTATATAATAATACAGCTGCTTATTTCTGTTAACCTTATAAACGATTACTTGCAGGCTACCCTTACCACCATTTGTATAAATATCATACTTGCAGTGAGCCTTAACCTCGTAACAGGGGTTACCGGCCAGTTTTCTCTAGGCCATGCCGGTTTTATGTCCATTGGTGCCTACACTTGTGCTCTGCTTTTGCTCAAAAGTCCTACTGTACCTACTTTTTTGCTTGGTACCTTGCTGGGGGCTTTGCTGGCAAGCCTGGTGGGCTTTCTGGTTGGGTTACCCACATTGAGGCTTAGGGGAGACTATCTGGCCATTGCCACGTTGGGCATGGCGGAAATCATTAAAATCATTTTTATCAACCTGGACGAGGTTACCAATGGTCCTCGAGGTTTAAGCGGTATACCTAGGTTTGTTAACTGGACGTGGTTATTCATATTTACAGTCGGGATTGTATTGCTAATAAGAAATTTTTTGAGGTCTTCTCATGGGAGGGCTTGCATAGCCATACGGGAAGATGAGATTGCGGCAGAGACTATGGGAATCAATACCACATGGTACAAGGTCTTGGCTTTTGTTATAGGCGCCTTTTGCGCTGGTATAGCAGGAGCGCTGTATGCCTCATATTTTTATTTTATAAAACCCGATCTGTTTGGATTTTTGAGGTCTGTGGACATTCTGGTTATGGTGGTGCTTGGAGGGTTGGGGAGCATATCAGGCTCTATACTGGCGGCAATTTTGCTGGCTATAATATCTACTCTGCTTCAGTCATTTGCAGAGGTCCGTATGATACTGTATGCATTGAGTTTAATTGTAATAATGATATTCCGTCCTCAGGGATTGATGGGAACAAGGGAGGCTTCACTTTCTGTATTCACCAGGCTAGGCAGGCTGTTTGCGGTTGAGAAGGGGGAAAAATAG
- a CDS encoding ABC transporter ATP-binding protein: MPLLKVNKLTKSFGGLTAVLNVNIELKQGELVGLIGPNGAGKTTVFNLLTGVYVPTSGSIVLNKDGVEQKLQGLKPHRICKAGVARTFQNIRLFKDLTVFDNVRIAMHKDVRYGLLSSFLHLPSYHREEKRISEATMELLRIFKLDDKKDEYAKNLPYGEQRRLEIARALATNPSLLLLDEPAAGMNPAETAQLTELIKWIRERFNLTILLIEHDMSLVMKICERIYVLDYGILIAEGTPDEIRSNKRVIEAYLGEDVGDA, from the coding sequence ATGCCGTTGCTTAAGGTCAATAAGCTTACAAAATCGTTTGGCGGTTTGACGGCCGTTTTAAATGTAAATATAGAGCTTAAGCAGGGAGAACTGGTGGGATTAATTGGTCCCAACGGTGCGGGCAAGACCACCGTCTTCAACCTGTTGACTGGCGTGTATGTCCCTACGAGTGGCAGTATTGTGTTGAATAAGGATGGTGTAGAACAAAAACTTCAAGGCCTTAAACCGCATAGGATATGTAAGGCAGGTGTAGCAAGGACCTTTCAAAATATACGCCTGTTTAAAGATTTGACGGTATTTGATAACGTGCGCATTGCAATGCATAAGGACGTGCGATACGGGCTGCTGTCCAGCTTTTTACACCTGCCGTCGTATCACAGGGAAGAAAAGCGGATCAGCGAGGCTACAATGGAACTGCTCCGGATTTTCAAATTAGACGACAAAAAGGATGAATATGCAAAAAATCTTCCATATGGGGAACAGCGCCGTCTTGAGATCGCTAGAGCATTGGCTACCAATCCCAGCCTTTTGCTGCTTGATGAACCGGCTGCGGGGATGAATCCTGCTGAGACGGCCCAGCTTACCGAATTGATAAAGTGGATCAGGGAAAGGTTCAATTTAACCATTCTTTTGATTGAACATGACATGTCTTTGGTTATGAAGATATGTGAACGCATCTATGTACTTGATTACGGAATATTGATTGCAGAAGGTACTCCGGATGAAATCAGGTCAAACAAGAGGGTCATAGAGGCGTATTTAGGAGAGGATGTTGGCGATGCTTGA
- a CDS encoding ABC transporter ATP-binding protein yields the protein MLEVRNLNVHFGVIHALKGISLVVNDGEIVTLIGANGAGKTTTLRTISGLKKPTDGEIILNGRDITNASVQERVKMGISHVPEGRRVFSNMTVLENLELGAYLRKDKEGIAKDLKKVFDLFPVLADRRKQLAGTLSGGEQQMLAIGRALMSRPKILLLDEPSMGLAPLLVQEIFNIIKDVNSSGTTVLLVEQNARMALQIAHRAYVIETGRIVLSGTGAELMESEEIKKAYLGG from the coding sequence ATGCTTGAGGTAAGAAATCTTAACGTCCATTTTGGGGTAATACACGCATTAAAAGGAATCTCTTTGGTGGTCAACGATGGTGAGATTGTAACTTTGATAGGTGCTAATGGTGCGGGGAAGACTACGACATTGCGTACAATATCGGGGTTAAAAAAACCCACCGATGGCGAGATTATACTGAATGGCAGAGATATAACCAATGCGTCTGTCCAAGAGAGGGTCAAGATGGGAATTTCCCATGTACCCGAGGGGCGACGCGTCTTTTCCAATATGACAGTTCTGGAAAACCTTGAGCTAGGGGCTTATCTTCGAAAAGACAAGGAAGGGATTGCAAAAGACTTGAAGAAAGTCTTTGACCTCTTTCCTGTGCTGGCTGACAGACGAAAACAGCTGGCCGGTACCTTGTCAGGTGGAGAACAGCAAATGCTTGCGATTGGCCGAGCACTCATGAGCAGGCCTAAAATTTTATTATTGGATGAACCTTCTATGGGCCTTGCGCCCTTGTTGGTTCAGGAGATTTTTAATATAATAAAAGACGTAAACAGTAGTGGGACGACGGTGTTGCTGGTAGAGCAAAACGCAAGGATGGCACTACAAATCGCTCATCGTGCTTATGTTATAGAGACGGGTAGAATCGTGCTTTCAGGTACAGGTGCTGAACTTATGGAGAGCGAAGAGATTAAAAAAGCCTATTTGGGGGGTTAA
- a CDS encoding CBS and ACT domain-containing protein, translating to MFVKNRMTTNPFTISPEQTIPDAQEIMMKHGIRRLPVVKDGKLVGVVTKEDIERYSPSKATSLSMGEITYLLSKTKIKQIMTKDPVTISPNALLEEAATLMRDQKVGFLPVVEGDKLVGIITESDIFDAFIELLGFRERGTRLTIEASDEPGILARLTGIFAQYGANITRVAVYRGADGTSSVVVGINSFNTENIEKTLEENGFRILYKLQNK from the coding sequence ATGTTTGTTAAAAACAGGATGACCACCAACCCGTTTACCATTTCGCCTGAGCAAACCATTCCAGATGCCCAGGAGATTATGATGAAACATGGTATAAGGCGTTTGCCGGTGGTTAAAGACGGTAAGCTGGTGGGTGTGGTCACAAAGGAAGATATCGAACGGTATTCGCCTTCCAAGGCAACCAGCCTCAGTATGGGTGAGATTACCTATTTGCTATCTAAAACCAAAATCAAGCAAATCATGACCAAGGATCCTGTTACCATATCCCCCAATGCGCTACTTGAAGAGGCAGCCACGCTTATGCGGGACCAAAAAGTAGGGTTTTTGCCGGTGGTGGAGGGCGACAAGCTGGTAGGTATCATAACCGAGAGCGATATCTTTGACGCTTTCATTGAGCTGTTGGGCTTCCGTGAGCGGGGGACGCGGCTTACCATTGAAGCATCTGATGAGCCAGGTATTTTAGCCAGGTTGACCGGCATCTTTGCGCAGTATGGCGCAAACATCACGCGTGTGGCGGTTTACCGAGGTGCCGATGGCACCAGCAGCGTTGTGGTGGGCATAAACTCTTTTAACACGGAGAATATAGAAAAAACGCTGGAGGAAAATGGTTTTAGGATATTGTATAAGCTGCAAAACAAGTGA